The following DNA comes from Bacteroidota bacterium.
CCAGTATCCCTTCCCCGGCTCGAGCGTCCGGGCGACGACGTACCCGTTTTCGTAGCCGAAATAATTTGAGGAGACGATTCCCGGGGGGACCTGGACAATCTGTGAACCTGAAATCGGATAGGCAGGCGAGCCGATCAGGTTCCATCCATCCGACACCTTCACCGAATCGACAGACTCAGCGACGCCCGAGATCGTGTCTGCTTCCGCCGAGCGAAGCCTGCACCAGTACCCCGTTCCCGGTTTGAGCGTGTCCGCGGGGAGATACCCTCCGTCATACCGGAAAGCCGGCGAGATCGCGCCCGGGAAGAGTGAGTTCAAGGTCCGGCCGGCGACGCTCAACGGGAAGGATACCAGGTTCCAATTCTCAGAAAGCGAATACCGCATCTCGACCGTCGAATTTCCCAGGACGTGCGCGGCGTCCGAGGCGGTCCAACGCGAGAACGAATGGATTCCGGAAAGGCGCACGGTGCGGGAAAGTGTGTCGGCGATCGACCCTGCCGGCGCAGACCAGGTTGCGCCTACGTCGGCGGATCTCCACAATCGAAGGGATCGGGGATCCTGTCCGTTGAGCTCGGAGTCATCGTAGGAAAAATCGAGAGAGGCATCCAGGCCGGCATTCACAGAAGGGATGATTTCAAAGTAGCGAAGGATGGACGGACCCGAGGCGGCGCCGGTCACGCGGACCACCTCGGTGGATTCGGGAGCCGAGCCATCGGCGAGTATCGTGCAACCGATCCCGCCGAAATTCTGTGGCGCCGATCGGGCCACGAGGCGCGTTGCCTCGACCCTTCCGGTAACGGTTTCGCCGGGAAGTTCCACCAGCGTGCCTCCCAGGGAGAGGCGGTACGGATCGGGAATGGCGAAGCCCTGTTCGATCGAAAACGTATGTCCGGACGCGACCTCGATATCCGCAAATCCGGCGCTTCGGCTCCCCCGAACCGATTGACTGGAGGAAGCGGAGCCTGCCGGAAGTCCGCCGATGTTCACGCGGTACGACGATCCGGCCGCGTCGCCCGTGTGCAGAAGAATTGTCCCTTCGTTCGTGATTCCCCCCCCATCGAGGTTGATCGCACCGTGTCCGCCGCCGGCTGGAGATTGCTGCACGAGCAACTGCGCGTCCGGCTCGACGGTGATCCCGCCCGTGAGCGTCGGAACCCCGTTCGCGGACGAGTTACCGATGTCGCCGGAATTTGTATCCGCGGCATCGCCGATCCAGAATGTAGAATGGCTTTTCACGATCAGGCTTCGGAGCACTATTGTTGTTTTTTTCGATGCGGACCAGACACACACCTTGGAGTTCACGCCGTCACCGACCGTAAGATTCCCGAGCCGTAGCCCGGCGCTGTTCCTGAGTGTGTCGGAAGATATACTTACTAATTTGACGAATCCTTCGTTCATATTCAAGCCTGAGCTACCATTTCCAATAATATTGCTGGTCGAGGTGGAAATGCCTTGTTTCAGGACCAGAGTGGCCCCCCCGTTCCCGTTGGAGGTAAGCTTCGACCTGCCCCCCTGGCCGCTGCCGGATCCCCCGGAAATGCTCAAATTGCCGTTTATCGTCAACTGGGGCGTTCCGGACTGGTCAAACCGCAGGGTGGGCCCGAGGGAAGTCCCGGACCCCGTCATGGTGAGATTCCTGCACCGGGCGTCGGGAAGATCGACCGTCACCGTCACACCGGGCGTCGAAAAGGTGACATCGCTTGAGTCTCCCGGCACCTGGCGGCTCGACCAGGTATTGGTGTCGCTCCAGTTTCCCGATGCGGCTGCCTCAAAGGTGAGAAGCGGAAGATTCCCCATGTCGGATGCCGTCCGGGGCTTGAGTCTCTGGAATCCATTCGAATACGAAAGTATGCCGACCGCATCACGCGGAGCGGAAGGAATCTGCGTGCCGGAGAGCGTGTTCAATCCGGCGAAACTCTCGACTCTCAATGTGATCGTATCCGATCCGGGGGTGTGATACGAGTAACTCGTCCCCGGACTGAACGCCCCGCTTGATGAGGTCGAGAGAGCCAGAATCTTCACAAGCTTTCCTTCGTTCAAATATCCGGAAGCCTCGGGAAGGGGAAGCGTCAGCGTCACCGGCGCAATAGTTGAATTTCCGAGAGACGTATCCGTAAATGAAAATCCCGGTCCGCCGATATGATACGCGCCCTCAACGGAAACAATAGTCCCCTCCACTCTCACATTCCTTCCGGCGTTGTACGCCGGGAGTCCACCTGCAAGAAACAGGCCAATGCCGCCGGACGCGTCCTGAAGAAAACCCTGTCCGTTTGCGAATGTGTTCGTGCGGACGTTCAGCGTGCCTGAGACCCGGACTCCGTAGCCGGCGACGTCGGGTAGCGGGTGTGATTTCACGGCGGAAACCGGGGCGTCTCCGACGAAGTATCCCCCGGGGGAACTGCGGGTCGAGGAATATTTGGACGAATCGTCGAGTGCCGAGATAAAATATTCGACAAGGGTTCCCGCCGGGCCGTGCTTTCCCGAGGGAATCACCCCACGGAACTGCGTTCCGCCCAGAGGCGCCATCGCGACGGAGGAATCGAACGCGCCACCGTCCACCCTGATCGAAATCCTCGCGGATGAGACAACGCCGTCGGCGTCGGAAATGCTCGCCGTCACTGTGTCCGTACCGCCGGGGTCGGCGACGTGGGGCGACCGCGCGACATTCGATATCACCGGCGGCAGATCTCCGAGCAATGGGGGGTTCTCCGGAGGCGAGGAGAGATTTTGCGGACCCTGGACATTCGTGATCACGAAGTCGGACCGGTTGTCTCCGCCGTCCCATCCGTTTCCCGACAGCGAGTCGCTTCCGCCCCCGGACATCGACGAGAGCGTCGAGGAGGCTTGCGCTTTCCGCTCGGCGCTTGTCGTGTTCGAGAGCGCCCCTGCGGGCAACGACCCCTCGAATTGGTTTGCGCTCCCGTAGCCGACAAAATCGATCACGTTCGCTCCGGCCGGGCCTGAAATGGTGACCGTGTCGCCCGCGAGAGCGACCTTCCCCCCTGTTGACGCGAGGGAGATCGTGCCGGCGGCATCGGGAGCCGGCAGCGGAGCCGTCCCGCCCGATCCCTGCGCCTCCTGCACGAGGAAGAATTGATGGGCGGGGATGGTTCCGGAGAAGACGGTTTTTTGCCAGGTGGACCCTGTTCCGGAGGCCGATTGGTACTGGACGGACCAGTGCGTCATCGTAACGGGAAATGAAGTGGGATTGTAGAGTTCGACGAAGTCGTTCTTGTAGAACGCACCGGCGTTTCCGCCGCCGCCGTAGACTTCGCTGATGACCGGGTGTGTCGCAATTTGCGCTTGAACATGATTAGTGAAGCCGCTCAGGGAGAGGATGAGAATGGAACGGCTCAGCAGGTATGGGATTCTGGATTGCCATCGCTCGACTTTCATAAGAGTGCCTCCTTCTCTTAGAAATGATGGGGCAGTATGGGTTAAGTGTACGGGTTAAATGGGCATCGACCGAATATTCAGAGCGCCTCCTTCTCCTTATGGTGAACTGATCGTGAGTTAATTGAACGCAGGCTAATGCCTGCGGCTACCGGTTTTATCAAGATCGTTCGGCCCTGGCAGGGCGTCGGCGCGGAGCGCCGACATATGCGTTCCCACGCAGAGTGTGGGAACGAGAATCGCCGGTTCGGTATCGGAATCCGCGACCTGAAGGTCGCGGACCGCAGGCTAAAGCCTGCGGCTACCGTTTCCGCTGAGGTACAGGTAGCCGTCACCGCAACAGAATCATCCGGTGTGTTTCGATGAACTCTTTGGTGATCACCCGGTAGAAGTAGATGCCGGTGGGCACGGGAGAACCAAAGCTGTCTTTTCCGTCCCAACCGGGCGCACCGCTCGTCTGGTCGTGGAGGCCGGGCTCGAAATTTCCCGCGTCGACAACGCGCATCAGCCGTCCGAGGGCGTCATAGACCTTGATCACGACACTCGACCGGATCTTCAGCTGAAACGGAATCAGCGCGAAGGGGGTTTGCTTCGGGATGAACGGATTGGGGAGGCTCTGTCCGACATGCTCCACTTCGTAGTTGGGCGGCGCCGGAGGAGGCGCGGGAGGAGCGCCTCCGCCGTCGGAAGTGACGAGAATGCAACCGTTCGATCCGACGATCCAGCCATGGTCATTGTCCGTGAAGGAAACGCCATAGAGAAGCCGGGCGGACGTCGTCGCCTGGACGATCCAATCGTCTCCGCCGTTCGAGGTATGGAGAATCGTTCCGGAGCTCCCGACAACCCAGCCCGAATTCTTGTCGACAAAGTCGAGGGCAAGAAAATGCTGCGTCCCGAGGAACGGGGTGATCTCAGGGTGCCAGGTGAGCCCGCCGTTCGTGGACTTGATCAGCCGGTGAAACCTTCCGACGGCCCAGCCGGTGTCGGAATTAATGAACTGGATTTGAAAGAGGGCTCTGGCATCCCTCGCGACCTCGGTCCAGGTCGCGCCTCCGTCGGTCGTCTTCAAGATCGAAGTCGTGTCCGAATTCGCGCCGAAGACCGACGTGATCCAACCGGTCTGATTGTCAACGAAGAAGACCGAACTGAGGGTGAGCGAAGTGTCGAGCGCGGTTTCAGACCAGTCAGTCCCCCCGTTCGAGGTGTGGAGGATGGTGCCCCGCTGGCCCACGACCCAGCCGTTCTGGGGGTCGGGAAAGTAAATGGAGAGGAGCGCATTCGACGAATCCAATTCGACTTTCGACCAGGTGAATCCGTCCGTTGTGCCGATCAGGGTTCCGGCGTCTCCGGCGGCCCAGCCCTTGCTGTCGGAGGTGAAGTAAGTCGCCCGGAGGGCGCTTCTCGTCGGCGTGGCCTCCTTCGCCCAGGTGGCTCCTCCGTCCGAGGTGCGGATCACCGTTCCCTGGGCTCCCACCGCCCACCCGAGGACCGGATCCCGGAACGTCGTCCCAAAGAGGTCGACCGTCACATTATTGCGAAACCGGGTCCAGACACCTCCCTGATTGACCGTGTACTTGATCTCTCCGTTGTCGCCGACGATCCAGCCGTTGGAGGCATCGCCGAAGGACAGGTCTCTCAGAGAGTTCACGGAGTCGAGCACCGAGGAGGACCAGGAGGTTCCGCCGTTCGAGGTCTGGAGGAGAACCCGCCCCCCGACCGCAAGTCCGACCGTCGGAGAAACGAACGTGATGCGGGACAGAATTGTCGAAGTGCCCGTGAACTGCCGGATCCAGTTGGCGCCTCCGTTTGTCGTCGCGAGGACGAGGCCTGAGGAGCCGGCGACCCACCCGGTGTCACGGTTGACGAAATAGACGGACTGGTAATCCCGGATAAGCTGGGACGAGTCGGGGACATTGAACCAGGTGTCTCCCCCGTTCGTCGTCTTGAGGAGTGTCGCGAAATCGCCGACGCAGTAACCTGTCGTGCGCGTGGGGAAAAAGACGGATCTCAGGTCCTGGGTGGTATGGCTCACGAGCAACTTCCACTGGATTCCGCCGTCTGTCGTCCGAAGGATCGCCCCGGAATCGCCCGCGCAAAAACCGACATTTCCGCCGGCGCCGGCCACCGAGTTCAGTCCCCTGCCGCCCGCCGGTGAATTCCTCGCAACCCAATCCGTGCCGCTGTCGCTTGTGAAGAAGATGCTTCCGGAGCTGCCGACGATCCAGCCGGTGGAGGGGTTCGGGAAGAAAACGGACTTCAGGTTGATTTCGGGGTTTGCGGTGACTTCAAGGGTCCGCCAGGTCGCGCCCCCGTCGACGCTTCTCAGGCAGGTGCCGAGTTTGCCGACCGCGACGATGGTATTGGCGTCGATCGCATCGACGCCGAGGAGGTCATTCCCTTGCGGGAGGGGATTCGCCCAGTTCCATCCGGTCTTTGGGCCGGTCTGGGAAAAGGAAAGAGTTGCGGCTGCCAGAATGAGAAAACCCGATAACACCGCACGGCGGACCGTCGATCTGGTCGTCGGTGTTCCAGGGCTTCGCGGCGCCCCCGCGGTCCCCATCCGGATTGTGTTCCGCTGCCCGGCCATGCCCGCTCAAACCCTCATCTCAACAACAGCATCTTGTGAACGTCTATGAATTTGCCTCCGTCGACTACGAGCCGGTAGAGGTAGACGCCCGAGGGGAGATCCCTTCCCCGCGCATTCCTCCCGTTGAACAGAAGCGAGTGCCGTCCGGGCTCGAGCTTCTCATCCCGGACCAGCGTGGCGACCTCCTGGCCGAGGAGATCGTATATTTTCAGGGAAACCGTGCCTCCTCTCAGGAGATCGAAGGCGATCACCGTCGAAGGGTTGAACGGGTTGGGGTAATTGGTCGAAAGCGGAGCCTGCCTCGGCGCGAGCGGCGCACCCGCCTGGATGAACGCGGGGCTTGTGTTCTTGAGAATCGCGCCGTTTGAGCCGACGGCCCACGCATTGAGAGGATTCAGCACGGCGAGCGCGTAGAGGTTCCTGCTCGTACCGGACACCTGGCCGACCCAGGTGCTTCCGCCGTCGGAGGTGTAAAGCATCACTCCCCCGATCCCGCACGCCCATGCGTGCGTGGCATCGTAGCATTGGATCGCGGTCAACGAGCGGACCGTGCCTGAAATTTGAGCGGCCCAGGAGAATCCTCCGTCGGAGGTGTGCAGAATCGTGCCCCGATCTCCCACGGCCCACCCGTCGGTCTCCGAGGAGAAGTTTACCGCGCGCAGGGTGCGTGTCGTGTTCGTCGGCTGCGTAACCCAATCGGCTCCGCCGTTTGTCGTGGCGGAGAGAACGCCGCCGGAACCCGCCGCCCAGCCGTATTCCGAATTCAGAAATTGAATGCCGTAAAAATTCTTTCCGGTGCGCGTGAAGATCGGGGACCAACTCACACCCCCGTTCGTCGTCCGCAATATCTTGCCGGCGTTGGCCGCGAGATACCCGGTCTGCGGGTCGATAAACTGGATGGCGTTATAGTTCAGACTGTTGCCGGTCGGCGACGGGACCCAGCTCGCGCCGCCGTCGATGGTCTTGAGCAGAAGGCCGCTCTTCCCCGCCGCCCAACCGTTCAAAGCGTCGCGGAAATAGAGCCCTGTCAGGTTTTTCAAGAGGCCGGAGGATTGTGGCGCCCAGGTTCCCCCGCCGTTTGTGGTATGGAGGACCACCCCGCGGTTTCCGACGACCCATCCGTTGAGCGTGTCGGGGAACGAGACTGCGAGCAGGTTCGACGAGATCTGGACTTCATGCGACTTATGCATCCAGGTCACGCCGCCGTCGGTCGTCGCGAGCATTTCTCCGCCCGTCCCCACGACCCAGCCGTTATTCAAATCGGCGAACTTCAGACCGGTCAGCGAGCGGACCGAGCCCGAGTTCTGGAGATTCCAGATCCCGCCGGCATTCACGGTCTTGTAGATTTTTCCCCTGTCGCCCACGATCCAGCCGTTATTCCGATCGAGGAATTGCACCCCGTACAGAAAGCTGGCGGTCACGGGAGCGAAACTGATCCAGTGATCACCGCCGTCAATTGTGGCGATGATCGTGCCGGTCTGCCCGACGGCAAAGCCGTGCGTGCGGTCGACAAACGAAGCGGAGCTGAGATGGCTGATGGTCCCGGGATTTTTCGCGGTCCAGGTTGCGCCTCCGTCGGTCGTCGCAAACACCGTGCCGCTGTCTCCGACGACCCAACCGTAGGAGGGATCGACGAACCGGACGTCGTTCAGGTTCTTCGAGGTGGGGAGGACGGTCCGGTTCCAGGTGATGCCCCCGTCCACCGTCGAAAGAAGAATTCCGACGTGACCCACGACCCACCCGCGGAGATTGTCAATAAAGAAGAGTCCATAGAGGGCGGACGAGGTATTCGAAACCAGCCGGTGCCAGGTCGCGCCCGCATCGGTCGTCCGGACGATCGAGCCGAACGAGCCGACCGCGAATGCCGAATCGGGGCTGACCAGATTGACCGCCGAGAGGAAACCGCTCACACCCCCGGTGACGATCCGCGGGTTCCAGGTCGTCCCGGCGTCGCTCGACATGAGGC
Coding sequences within:
- a CDS encoding YCF48-related protein: MAGQRNTIRMGTAGAPRSPGTPTTRSTVRRAVLSGFLILAAATLSFSQTGPKTGWNWANPLPQGNDLLGVDAIDANTIVAVGKLGTCLRSVDGGATWRTLEVTANPEINLKSVFFPNPSTGWIVGSSGSIFFTSDSGTDWVARNSPAGGRGLNSVAGAGGNVGFCAGDSGAILRTTDGGIQWKLLVSHTTQDLRSVFFPTRTTGYCVGDFATLLKTTNGGDTWFNVPDSSQLIRDYQSVYFVNRDTGWVAGSSGLVLATTNGGANWIRQFTGTSTILSRITFVSPTVGLAVGGRVLLQTSNGGTSWSSSVLDSVNSLRDLSFGDASNGWIVGDNGEIKYTVNQGGVWTRFRNNVTVDLFGTTFRDPVLGWAVGAQGTVIRTSDGGATWAKEATPTRSALRATYFTSDSKGWAAGDAGTLIGTTDGFTWSKVELDSSNALLSIYFPDPQNGWVVGQRGTILHTSNGGTDWSETALDTSLTLSSVFFVDNQTGWITSVFGANSDTTSILKTTDGGATWTEVARDARALFQIQFINSDTGWAVGRFHRLIKSTNGGLTWHPEITPFLGTQHFLALDFVDKNSGWVVGSSGTILHTSNGGDDWIVQATTSARLLYGVSFTDNDHGWIVGSNGCILVTSDGGGAPPAPPPAPPNYEVEHVGQSLPNPFIPKQTPFALIPFQLKIRSSVVIKVYDALGRLMRVVDAGNFEPGLHDQTSGAPGWDGKDSFGSPVPTGIYFYRVITKEFIETHRMILLR
- a CDS encoding lamin tail domain-containing protein, yielding MKVERWQSRIPYLLSRSILILSLSGFTNHVQAQIATHPVISEVYGGGGNAGAFYKNDFVELYNPTSFPVTMTHWSVQYQSASGTGSTWQKTVFSGTIPAHQFFLVQEAQGSGGTAPLPAPDAAGTISLASTGGKVALAGDTVTISGPAGANVIDFVGYGSANQFEGSLPAGALSNTTSAERKAQASSTLSSMSGGGSDSLSGNGWDGGDNRSDFVITNVQGPQNLSSPPENPPLLGDLPPVISNVARSPHVADPGGTDTVTASISDADGVVSSARISIRVDGGAFDSSVAMAPLGGTQFRGVIPSGKHGPAGTLVEYFISALDDSSKYSSTRSSPGGYFVGDAPVSAVKSHPLPDVAGYGVRVSGTLNVRTNTFANGQGFLQDASGGIGLFLAGGLPAYNAGRNVRVEGTIVSVEGAYHIGGPGFSFTDTSLGNSTIAPVTLTLPLPEASGYLNEGKLVKILALSTSSSGAFSPGTSYSYHTPGSDTITLRVESFAGLNTLSGTQIPSAPRDAVGILSYSNGFQRLKPRTASDMGNLPLLTFEAAASGNWSDTNTWSSRQVPGDSSDVTFSTPGVTVTVDLPDARCRNLTMTGSGTSLGPTLRFDQSGTPQLTINGNLSISGGSGSGQGGRSKLTSNGNGGATLVLKQGISTSTSNIIGNGSSGLNMNEGFVKLVSISSDTLRNSAGLRLGNLTVGDGVNSKVCVWSASKKTTIVLRSLIVKSHSTFWIGDAADTNSGDIGNSSANGVPTLTGGITVEPDAQLLVQQSPAGGGHGAINLDGGGITNEGTILLHTGDAAGSSYRVNIGGLPAGSASSSQSVRGSRSAGFADIEVASGHTFSIEQGFAIPDPYRLSLGGTLVELPGETVTGRVEATRLVARSAPQNFGGIGCTILADGSAPESTEVVRVTGAASGPSILRYFEIIPSVNAGLDASLDFSYDDSELNGQDPRSLRLWRSADVGATWSAPAGSIADTLSRTVRLSGIHSFSRWTASDAAHVLGNSTVEMRYSLSENWNLVSFPLSVAGRTLNSLFPGAISPAFRYDGGYLPADTLKPGTGYWCRLRSAEADTISGVAESVDSVKVSDGWNLIGSPAYPISGSQIVQVPPGIVSSNYFGYENGYVVARTLEPGKGYWVKVSGGGTLFFSAVSRAAGSVERTGSGPP
- a CDS encoding YCF48-related protein produces the protein MKGRVRASRFAFLMLAALALFLAGTSRCKAQDGADTTDAFYNQDNSDPGVLYGDSVFYVDDLDLAADTLMPSWQWQNPVLNGNNLYGVDLLNRDSVLFVGQLGTSLMSSDAGTTWNPRIVTGGVSGFLSAVNLVSPDSAFAVGSFGSIVRTTDAGATWHRLVSNTSSALYGLFFIDNLRGWVVGHVGILLSTVDGGITWNRTVLPTSKNLNDVRFVDPSYGWVVGDSGTVFATTDGGATWTAKNPGTISHLSSASFVDRTHGFAVGQTGTIIATIDGGDHWISFAPVTASFLYGVQFLDRNNGWIVGDRGKIYKTVNAGGIWNLQNSGSVRSLTGLKFADLNNGWVVGTGGEMLATTDGGVTWMHKSHEVQISSNLLAVSFPDTLNGWVVGNRGVVLHTTNGGGTWAPQSSGLLKNLTGLYFRDALNGWAAGKSGLLLKTIDGGASWVPSPTGNSLNYNAIQFIDPQTGYLAANAGKILRTTNGGVSWSPIFTRTGKNFYGIQFLNSEYGWAAGSGGVLSATTNGGADWVTQPTNTTRTLRAVNFSSETDGWAVGDRGTILHTSDGGFSWAAQISGTVRSLTAIQCYDATHAWACGIGGVMLYTSDGGSTWVGQVSGTSRNLYALAVLNPLNAWAVGSNGAILKNTSPAFIQAGAPLAPRQAPLSTNYPNPFNPSTVIAFDLLRGGTVSLKIYDLLGQEVATLVRDEKLEPGRHSLLFNGRNARGRDLPSGVYLYRLVVDGGKFIDVHKMLLLR